The Oscillospiraceae bacterium genome contains the following window.
ACAGCCGTAATGATCCAGCGCGGGCTGTCGGCGCGCACAGGGCCGAAATCCTCGCCGTCAGCGACCTTTGCCACGGCAAAGCCGTACTTTTCCAGCAAGGCGCGCACCGTGTCCAGCGTGTAGCTGTACTCGCTGAATTGCTCACGGAAATGCTCGCCCGTTTCATGGTAGTCAATGTCGATGGTGATATCCACCCGCTGCGCGTCCTCCGCATAGCGGTTGGACCAATGGCAGTCGGCGTCCTCGGCCTCAATATCAAAGGTCTGCCCCGCCAGAATTTCCCGGTGCTTATAGGGCGTGTTCAAATCAAAAAGGAACACGCCGCCCTTCTCCATAAAATAGGCCGCCTTGCGTATGGCCTTTTCAAAGCTGTCCAGCGGGCCGATATGGCTGTAGGTATCAAAGGTGGATACCGCCGCACGGATGGTGCCGTAGAGGTCCAGCTCGAGCAGATCCTGCCGAAGCAGCAGCAGACGCCCGGTCAAGCCCAGCTCATCCGCCTTTTCACGCAGGACGCTCAGCATCTCCTCCGACCGGTCGATACCGATGACATCATAGCCTGCCTGAGTCAGCATCAGCGTCAGATCCCCGGTGCCGCAGCCAAGGTCGGCCAGAATGCCGTCCCGGATGCCGTGAGCCTGCAGCTCTGCCGTGATGTAGCGGTAGAGCGCATCGTAGTCGGCCTCGCCGTTGAACTCATCGTAAAAATAGGCAAACTCATTGTAGGCCATGGCTCACTCCCCGGCCATGCTGGCTTCCAGCAGGGCGCGCAGCTCGTCACAGCCCAAGCCGTTCTCAGCGCTGGTCAGCACAACAGCCCGGCAGCCGTAGGCCGCGCAGATCTTCTCAAATTCTTCCTTGCAGGCGGCCATCTCGCTTTTTTTCAGCTTGTCGCCCTTGGTCAGTGCAGCCACAAACGGGATGCGGTGGTAGTGCAGGTATTCCAGCATCTGCAGATCGTCCGCGCTCGGGGCATGGCGGCTGTCCAGCAGCTGAACCAGCAGGCAGACTGAGCGATCCGCCTCAAAATAGCTGTTGATCAGATCATCCCACCGCTCGCGCTCCACATTGGAGACCTTGGCGTAGCCGTAGCCGGGCAGGTCCACAAGATAGGCGGTATCCACGCGGTAAAAATTAATAGTGGCCGTTTTACCCGGCGTAGCACTGACACGGGCCAGCTTTTTGCGGTTGCAGAGCTTGTTGATAAGGCTCGACTTGCCCACATTGGAGCGGCCGGAGAAAACGATTTCCGGCCGGTCGCTGACCGGCAGCTGACGGGACAGGCCGTAGGACGCGAGAAACTCGCTGTTATTATAGTTCATGGGTTTTCCTTTATGTTTCTGGTTGCACGCGGGCGGATATGGAATCCGCCCCTACAGCGTAGCGTTCAAGATGAATCACATCACCGCAGCAGGCTCCTTGTGGCTATCGGCGGGCTTTTCATTGGCAATGAGGGAGGTTGCCTGCGGCACGCCGCGGGCAGCCCGGGCAGGGGTGCGGCCGGGGCGCACCAGTGCATGCTTGAGCACCTCGGACAGGCTGCCGACCGGGATAAAATGAACCTTCTCCTTCACCTCGGCATCCACCTCATACAGGTCGCTCTCGTTGTCTCTTGGGATCAGCACGGTGGAGATGCCCTCGCGGAAGGCAGCCATGCTCTTTTCCTTCAGGCCGCCGATGGGCAGCACATTCCCGTGCAGCGTGATCTCACCGGTCATGGCCAGATCGTGGTTCACGGGGATGCCGGACAGCGCCGAGATCAATGCCGTGGTCAGCGTAACGCCGGCAGAGGGGCCGTCCTTGGGGACAGCGCCCTCCGGGGCGTGGATGTGCAGGTCAGTGTTTTTAAATTTATCCGCCGCGATACCGTATTCCTCGGCATGGACACGGGCGTAAGTCACGGCCAGTTGGGCGCTCTCTTTCATGACATCGCCCAGACTGCCGGTGATTTCGATCTTGCCGGTGCCGCTCGGGATGACAGCCACCTCCACGGGCAGCATCTCACCCCCGACGCTGGTCCATGCCAGACCGTTGGCGATGCCGACGGCATCTCTGCGGGAGATAAAGGTCGGCTTGACCTTTTCGGGGCCGAGCAGCGCCTTGACCGAGGCGACGGAGACGCTGATCTTTTCCTCCTCCCCGGCGGCGACCTTCTGGGCGCATTTGCGCAGCACTGCCGTGATGGTGCGCTCGAGATTGCGCACACCGGCCTCGCGGGTGTAGCCGTCAATAATGGCGTACAGTGCGCTGGCCGTCAGGGTCACGCGGCCGTCAAGGCCGTTGTTTTTCAGCTGCTTGGGCAGCAGGTGGCGTTTGGCAATGTTGAACTTCTCGGTGCGGGTATAGCTGGGCAGCTCGATCACATCCATGCGGTCATAGAGCGGGCCGGGGATGGTCGAGGCATCGTTGGCCGTCGTGATAAACAGCACCTCGCTCAGATCGAACGGGATATCCAGATAGTTATCCTTGAAGGTGCGGTTCTGCTCGGGGTCCAGCACCTCCAGCAGTGCGCTGGAGGGGTCGCCCTTGTAATCGCCTGCCAGCTTGTCGATCTCGTCCAGCAGAATGACCGGGTTTGTGGACTTGGCCGTTGTAATGGCGCTGATGATGCGCCCGGGCATGGCGCCGATATAGGTGCGGCGGTGGCCGCGGATCTCAGCCTCATCATGGACACCGCCCAGACTCATGCGGGCGAACTTTCGGTTCATGCACTCGGCGATGGAATGTGCGATACTCGTCTTGCCGACACCCGGAGGGCCGACAAGGCAGATGATCTGTCCCTTGACATCCTGATTCAGCTTGCGCACGGCCAGCAGCTCCAGAATACGCTCCTTGACCTTCTGCAGGCCGTAATGCTCACGGTCCAGCACCTTGCGGGCATGGGCCTGATCAAGGTCATCCTCGGTCGCGGTATGCCACGGCAGGGCAAGGCAGGCGTCCAGATAGCTGCGGATCACGCCGCTCTCGGCGCTGCTGCCCTGCATACGGGCCAGACGGTCACACTCCTTGAGCAGCTTCTCGGTGGATTCCTCATCCAGCGCCAGCGCCCGGATCTTCTCACGGTATGTATCGGCCTCGGCGCGGGTATCCTCGGAGTCGCCCAGCTCCTCGCTGATAATGTGCATCTGCTCACGCAGGTAGTATTCCCGCTGGCCCTTGTCCATCTGGGCATTGACCTTGTCGTCCAGATCGCGTTCGATCTCAAGGACCTGGCATTCCTGACGCAGCAGGGTCAGCAGCTTTTCCAGACGGCCCAGCAGCGTGGACTCGTTCAGAATGACCTGCTTGTCCTCATACTTGAGCAGCAGATTGGCGGGCATATACTCGCTGAGGTAGAGCGGCGAATCCGACGAGATAATGTTATAGACAACATCCTTGGAGATCTGCGGACTGTAGGAGAGGTACTCCTCAAAGCAGTCCTTCAGGCTGCGGACCAGTGCCTCGACCTGCGTGCGCTTGTCGGCGGCAATGCCGCGTACCGGCACCGGGCGCACCGTGGCCTGCAGATATTTATCCTCCCCGTCCAGCTCCAGCAGGCGCGCGCGGGTCTTGCCCTCGACCAGCACCTTTACGATATCCTCGGAGACGCGCAGCACCTGCTTGATCTCCGCAATCACGCCGTAGCCGTACAGGTCCCGCAGTGCAGGCTCCTCGACATCCATCTCGCGCTGGGCCACAAGGAATACGCTGCTGTTATTGTGCATGGCAGCCTCGATCGCTGCGATGGACTTGGTGCGGCCCACCTCAAAATGGACCACATTGTTGGGGAACACCACCAGCCCGCGCAGGGCGATGGCCGGAAGATGCACCACATTGCGGGCGATCTTGATTTTGACTTTTTCAGACATTGCTTACTCTCCCATAGCCTGCAGAACAGGCGTCTCGTTTGCATTGGCGGCCAACTCAGGCGGCAGCAGAATGTGCGCCGCACTGCGCACTGCTTCCGCATGCATGTGCATCTGGGGCGAGCATTCGCCATCCAGTGTTGTGATGAGCGGGTTGCCGTCCAGCACCTCTATATCAATTTGGCTTGTGCGGAAAAAGGTCATGTAGGGCTTGAATTTCTCCGCCACGGCATCATCCTCCAACAGATGCTCCCCTTTTTTGTAAGCACCCAGCAGCCCGGGCAGCTTCAGGCGCGGCACAGGCTTGAGAAGGACAACATCCAGCAGACCGTCCGTCATGCTGGCGTGGGGCGCGGCACAGTAGCCGCCGCCGTACTGCTGGCCGTTGCAGATCGCCAGCATCATGTAAACATCCTCCATCTGCCGGTCATCTGCCGTGATGCGCAGCCGATGGCGGAAGGTGCTGCACACCGCCTCAAGGATCGACAGTGTGTAGGCCGTGGTGCCGCCGCACAGCGGCACCCGTCTCCACTTGGGGATGCCGTTGGCCACCTGGGCGTCAATGCCCGCAGCGTAGATGTCAATGCCGCAGCCCTGCGGCGTGCGGATCATATCCACCGTAAAGGGGCGCGCCGCCAGTTGGGCATCCAGATCAAGGAACTGCGCCTGCGTACCGAAGTTGCGTACATAATCATTGCCGCTGCCGCAAGGGACGCAGCCCACCGCCGCATTGTCATAGCCGGCAGCCCCCTGCAAAACCTCGTTCAGCGTACCGTCGCCGCCGCAGGCATAGAGGAAAACCTCCTGCCCGGAGGACGCATATTTTGCGGCAAGGTCCCGCGCCTGCCCGGCGCGGCGGGTCACCTCAATGGTGGGGCGCACACCGGCGCGGCTGGCGGCAGCATGGATCTGAGGGATCAGCGCCACACTGGCATCCACTTTGCCCGCCGTAGGATTTATGATAAAGATATGCTGCATTGGCCTGTCCCTTTCAGCATGGATTCGTTACGATCTATAGATAGTTATTATTGTATCTTTTTTAAGGCAAAAGTGCAATACCCTGCGGCAAAATGAAAGCCGAAAATCCTATTCTGCCGTCTTTTACAGGGCTGCATCCCAGACATGCAGTATCTCGGTGATCTTCTCAAAAATTGCTGCGCTTGACAGCTCGGGCTTCAATATGCCGTCCTGCAGCACCGTTACAGTATAGCGGGGTGCCTGTGCCGGGTAGAAGCCGCTGAACCAGTAGTTCAGCAGTTCCTCCCCGTTTTCATCATATTGACCGGTCTGCGCCGTGCCGGTCTTGCCACCCGCCATGCCTGCAGCGGGCCGGGCCTCGGCACCGATGCCTTCCGTCACCACCGACACAAGCATACTGCGCAGGACCTTTGCCGTTTTTTCATCACAGACCGTGCGCGGCGCGGACGGTTCCAACGGCGCTGCAACTGCCCCGGTCGAATCGGCAATGCCCTTCACAAATGCCGGTGCGCGGTACACCCCGCCATTGGCCACGGTGTTCATCATAGCCGTGATCTGCAGCGGCGTCACGGTCAGCGCCCCCTGCCCGAAGCTGAAGCTTGCCAGCTGTCCGTCATTTGCAAGAGTCTGCGCATCGGGCAGTGTACCCGCCGCGCTCCGCAGGCTCGGGGCAAGCTGTACCGCTGTGCCGAAGCCGAATTGTTCCGCCGTTGACAAGATACGCGCAGCCCCCAGCAGCTGCCCCAGTTCAATAAAATAGGTGTTGCAGCTCTGCTCCAGCGCACCGCGCAGATTTACCTCGCCGTGCGCACGGCCCTGCGCGCAGCGGTAGGTCTGCCCGGCCAGCTCCAGCTCGCCGGTACAGTCGTGGGTATACCAGTCCAGCCCGCTCTCATAGGCAGCAGCCGCCAGCACGACCTTGAACACCGAGCCCGCGCTGAAGGCGCGCAGCGGCCGATTGATCAGGGAGGTGTCATCTGCGCGGATGCTGGCCGCAATATTTCGCGGGTCAAAAGTTGGCATACTTACGCTGGCCAGCACCTCACCTGTGGCTGTGTCCATAACCAGAATGCACCCGCGCGGCATGACCTGCGCCGCTAACGCCTCGCAGGCGCGCTGCAGATCGGCATCCAGTGTCAACTGTACCCCCTGCCCCGTACCGGTCTCCTCAACCGTGACGGCAGGGGCTGTGTCTGCCAGCAGACGCCCCCGCGCCGTCATGATGCAGGTGATGCTGCGCTTATCGCCGCAGGCCGCCAGCAGGTCGTCGTAGGCACACTCCAGTCCGGCAACGCCGTGGCCCTCCCCGTCAAGATACCCCAGCAGATGGGCGGCAGTCGTGCCGGTGAAATGCTCCGGCACCGTGCAGGTGGGTATACCCTGCCCTGTCAGGTCCCGGTCGGTCTGTATCAAAAACGGAGTCGAAAGATTGCGCCGCTCATACAAAAGGCCCTGCGCCTCATAGGAGACATAGGGAAACAGTGCGGTGTAGCCTGCTTCACCGGGCATGCAGAGCGCATAATAGCGCTGCGCCGTGCCGGTCAGCCTGCGGCCGCTCCGGTCATAAAAATCCCCCCGCGCGCGCGGCAGCGCCACCGTCTGGACGGTCTGCCCGCCCGCGTTGGCCGCATAGGCCGTCTGCTGCCCCACCCAGTAGGTTCGGCACAGCACAATACCCGCCAGCAGCACAAGCACTGCACACAGGCCGTAAAAGCGGCGCAAAGACATAGCATCACCCCACGGGGAGTATGCTCACTTCCGGCAGCCACGATACACCCGGATGCAGAGAAAGACCGCCGCGATGCAGGGCAGAAAGCCCATTGCATCTATGCCGACATCGCTCAGCAGCATGGCACGGCCCGGGACAAAGAACTGGTGCAGCTCGTCCCCGGCGGCACACAGCATACACAGTGCCGCAGACAGCAGCGTCCTCTGCCACAGGGCAAGGCTGACCGTCCACAGATGCACCGCCACCGCCATGCTGACCCCCAGCGCGCAGTAGATATAAACATGTGCCCATTTGCGAACATTGACATTGAGGTTTGTGGTGCTGAACCATTGCGGCGTGATGGCCTTTGCTTTACCGGATTGAACTGTGTTCATCACAGTCTCGCTGACCTTGTAGGAAACCGCCCCCGGCTGGGCAGAAAAGTAGAAAATCAGTCCCAGCAGCGCCAGCGTCACGGCCAGCGCCATATATTTTGTATATTTCTTCATGGCGGCTCCCCCGCTGCTTTTGCTTATTACCGCCGCACCGTTGCACAACTACTGTATAAGCAGTCGGCGTCATGCGGCCGTACCTTTATTATAGCACGCTTTCCCGCCGCAGGTCTATGGCCGCAGCGCCTTATACAAAAAGGCCGAAGCCTTGTCGCCAAGACTTCGACCTTGTAGTTGCTTTTGGGTGTACCGAATTAGTACATACCGCCCATGTCAGGGGCCGGAGCAGCCGGAGCCGGCGGCTCGGGCAGATCGGCAACGAGACTCTCGGTGGTCAGAACCATCGCAGCAACGCTGGCAGCATTCTCCAGAGCGGAACGGGTGACCTTGGTCGGGTCAACGATACCGGCCTCGATCATATCCTCAACATACTCTTCCTTCTGGGCATCAAAGCCGTAGTTGGGCTTGTTGGCCTTCAGGATGTTGTCGATAACAACGCTGCCCTCCAGACCGGCATTGGCAGCGATCTGGCGCAGAGGAGCCTCCAGAGCCTTGCGGACGATCTTGGCGCCGGTGCGCTCGTCGCCCTCCAACTCGCCAACCAGCTTATCGACAGCCGGAATAGCATTGATGGTGGCCGTGCCGCCGCCGGCAACAATGCCTTCCTCTACAGCGGCCTTGGTCGCGTTCAGAGCATCCTCGATGCGGAGCTTCTTGTCCTTCA
Protein-coding sequences here:
- a CDS encoding class I SAM-dependent methyltransferase, producing the protein MAYNEFAYFYDEFNGEADYDALYRYITAELQAHGIRDGILADLGCGTGDLTLMLTQAGYDVIGIDRSEEMLSVLREKADELGLTGRLLLLRQDLLELDLYGTIRAAVSTFDTYSHIGPLDSFEKAIRKAAYFMEKGGVFLFDLNTPYKHREILAGQTFDIEAEDADCHWSNRYAEDAQRVDITIDIDYHETGEHFREQFSEYSYTLDTVRALLEKYGFAVAKVADGEDFGPVRADSPRWIITAVKQYTQEDESNGTES
- the yihA gene encoding ribosome biogenesis GTP-binding protein YihA/YsxC; translated protein: MNYNNSEFLASYGLSRQLPVSDRPEIVFSGRSNVGKSSLINKLCNRKKLARVSATPGKTATINFYRVDTAYLVDLPGYGYAKVSNVERERWDDLINSYFEADRSVCLLVQLLDSRHAPSADDLQMLEYLHYHRIPFVAALTKGDKLKKSEMAACKEEFEKICAAYGCRAVVLTSAENGLGCDELRALLEASMAGE
- the lon gene encoding endopeptidase La; the protein is MSEKVKIKIARNVVHLPAIALRGLVVFPNNVVHFEVGRTKSIAAIEAAMHNNSSVFLVAQREMDVEEPALRDLYGYGVIAEIKQVLRVSEDIVKVLVEGKTRARLLELDGEDKYLQATVRPVPVRGIAADKRTQVEALVRSLKDCFEEYLSYSPQISKDVVYNIISSDSPLYLSEYMPANLLLKYEDKQVILNESTLLGRLEKLLTLLRQECQVLEIERDLDDKVNAQMDKGQREYYLREQMHIISEELGDSEDTRAEADTYREKIRALALDEESTEKLLKECDRLARMQGSSAESGVIRSYLDACLALPWHTATEDDLDQAHARKVLDREHYGLQKVKERILELLAVRKLNQDVKGQIICLVGPPGVGKTSIAHSIAECMNRKFARMSLGGVHDEAEIRGHRRTYIGAMPGRIISAITTAKSTNPVILLDEIDKLAGDYKGDPSSALLEVLDPEQNRTFKDNYLDIPFDLSEVLFITTANDASTIPGPLYDRMDVIELPSYTRTEKFNIAKRHLLPKQLKNNGLDGRVTLTASALYAIIDGYTREAGVRNLERTITAVLRKCAQKVAAGEEEKISVSVASVKALLGPEKVKPTFISRRDAVGIANGLAWTSVGGEMLPVEVAVIPSGTGKIEITGSLGDVMKESAQLAVTYARVHAEEYGIAADKFKNTDLHIHAPEGAVPKDGPSAGVTLTTALISALSGIPVNHDLAMTGEITLHGNVLPIGGLKEKSMAAFREGISTVLIPRDNESDLYEVDAEVKEKVHFIPVGSLSEVLKHALVRPGRTPARAARGVPQATSLIANEKPADSHKEPAAVM
- a CDS encoding YegS/Rv2252/BmrU family lipid kinase, producing MQHIFIINPTAGKVDASVALIPQIHAAASRAGVRPTIEVTRRAGQARDLAAKYASSGQEVFLYACGGDGTLNEVLQGAAGYDNAAVGCVPCGSGNDYVRNFGTQAQFLDLDAQLAARPFTVDMIRTPQGCGIDIYAAGIDAQVANGIPKWRRVPLCGGTTAYTLSILEAVCSTFRHRLRITADDRQMEDVYMMLAICNGQQYGGGYCAAPHASMTDGLLDVVLLKPVPRLKLPGLLGAYKKGEHLLEDDAVAEKFKPYMTFFRTSQIDIEVLDGNPLITTLDGECSPQMHMHAEAVRSAAHILLPPELAANANETPVLQAMGE
- a CDS encoding penicillin-binding protein 2, which codes for MSLRRFYGLCAVLVLLAGIVLCRTYWVGQQTAYAANAGGQTVQTVALPRARGDFYDRSGRRLTGTAQRYYALCMPGEAGYTALFPYVSYEAQGLLYERRNLSTPFLIQTDRDLTGQGIPTCTVPEHFTGTTAAHLLGYLDGEGHGVAGLECAYDDLLAACGDKRSITCIMTARGRLLADTAPAVTVEETGTGQGVQLTLDADLQRACEALAAQVMPRGCILVMDTATGEVLASVSMPTFDPRNIAASIRADDTSLINRPLRAFSAGSVFKVVLAAAAYESGLDWYTHDCTGELELAGQTYRCAQGRAHGEVNLRGALEQSCNTYFIELGQLLGAARILSTAEQFGFGTAVQLAPSLRSAAGTLPDAQTLANDGQLASFSFGQGALTVTPLQITAMMNTVANGGVYRAPAFVKGIADSTGAVAAPLEPSAPRTVCDEKTAKVLRSMLVSVVTEGIGAEARPAAGMAGGKTGTAQTGQYDENGEELLNYWFSGFYPAQAPRYTVTVLQDGILKPELSSAAIFEKITEILHVWDAAL
- a CDS encoding VanZ family protein — encoded protein: MKKYTKYMALAVTLALLGLIFYFSAQPGAVSYKVSETVMNTVQSGKAKAITPQWFSTTNLNVNVRKWAHVYIYCALGVSMAVAVHLWTVSLALWQRTLLSAALCMLCAAGDELHQFFVPGRAMLLSDVGIDAMGFLPCIAAVFLCIRVYRGCRK